A genomic window from Lycium barbarum isolate Lr01 chromosome 4, ASM1917538v2, whole genome shotgun sequence includes:
- the LOC132638085 gene encoding protein neprosin-like isoform X1, protein MLMHQKIIRQSLLVLYLLISYDGVQGKTMLSKLEDLELEEQLKLLNKPSIKTIKSKYGDIYNCVDFYKQPTFDHPLLKNHNFHPQMKPTLARPKQNSSTSETSWSSRIWSKDGDCPFGTVPIKIITKEDLVRQRNMPPPEDVIIDTELTNTINNTSDSKGRYISSQAYKLAIVRTLKNQNNKFGGAGMATSLYNPHVEGQQHSACRLKIQKGSDILQVGWRVDPTLYRDSKTRLFIHFQAGNKHCFNVLCPGFVLVNNEIPIDMAFDKISRRGERRTWEFRMFIDRDLVNGNWWPLLAKTYVKIGFWPQKIFTSLASFANNIEWGGVAYSPPGVPKPPMGSSFFPIAQSNYDAYCRGLSVLNDKGATIDVDETTIYVDDPKLYQVLDYPHAAPGKFQHWVFYGGPGESHQL, encoded by the exons ATGTTGATGCATCAAAAAATTATTCGACAATCTTTGCTGGTACTGTATTTGCTTATAAGTTATGACGGGGTTCAAGGAAAAACAATGCTATCTAAATTGGAGGACTTAGAGTTGGAGGAGCAACTTAAACTTCTCAACAAGCCATCAATCAAAACAATTAAG AGTAAATATGGAGATATATACAATTGTGTGGATTTCTACAAACAACCAACATTTGATCATCCCTTATTAAAGAATCACAATTTTCATCCACAG ATGAAACCTACTTTAGCTAGGCCAAAACAGAATTCAAGTACTTCTGAAACTAGTTGGTCGTCGAGGATATGGTCCAAAGATGGTGATTGTCCTTTTGGAACGGTTCCCATTAAAATAATTACTAAAGAAGATCTTGTTAGGCAAAGAAATATGCCACCGCCAGAAGATGTTATAATTGACACTGAGTTGACGAATACG ATTAACAACACAAGTGACTCGAAAGGAAGATACATATCTTCGCAAGCATACAAG CTTGCAATAGTTCGAACTCTAAaaaatcaaaataacaagtttggggGAGCTGGAATGGCTACTAGTTTATATAATCCTCATGTTGAAGGTCAACAACATAGTGCATGTCGATTAAAAATTCAGAAAGGATCAGACATTTTACAAGTTGGTTGGAGA GTGGATCCAACTCTATATAGGGACAGTAAGACTAGGCTTTTTATACATTTTCAG GCTGGCAATAAACATTGTTTCAACGTACTATGCCCGGGATTTGTACTAGTAAACAATGAGATACCTATTGATATGGCTTTCGATAAGATTTCACGCCGTGGAGAAAGGCGCACATGGGAGTTTAGAATGTTCATCGATCGG GATCTAGTCAATGGAAACTGGTGGCCTTTACTTGCCAAAACATATGTGAAAATTGGTTTTTGGCCTCAAAAGATCTTCACTAGCTTGGCAAGCTTTGCTAATAACATCGAGTGGGGAGGTGTTGCGTATAGCCCACCAGGTGTGCCTAAACCTCCAATGGGCTCAAGTTTTTTTCCTATTGCACAGAGCAATTATGATGCTTATTGTAGGGGGCTTAGCGTTTTAAATGATAAAGGTGCGACAATAGATGTCGATGAAACGACAATATATGTTGACGATCCTAAGTTGTATCAAGTTTTGGATTACCCACATGCAGCACCTGGAAAGTTCCAACATTGGGTATTTTATGGGGGGCCGGGAGAGAGTCATCAACTCTAA
- the LOC132638085 gene encoding protein neprosin-like isoform X2, producing MLMHQKIIRQSLLVLYLLISYDGVQGKTMLSKLEDLELEEQLKLLNKPSIKTIKSKYGDIYNCVDFYKQPTFDHPLLKNHNFHPQMKPTLARPKQNSSTSETSWSSRIWSKDGDCPFGTVPIKIITKEDLVRQRNMPPPEDVIIDTELTNTINNTSDSKGRYISSQAYKVDPTLYRDSKTRLFIHFQAGNKHCFNVLCPGFVLVNNEIPIDMAFDKISRRGERRTWEFRMFIDRDLVNGNWWPLLAKTYVKIGFWPQKIFTSLASFANNIEWGGVAYSPPGVPKPPMGSSFFPIAQSNYDAYCRGLSVLNDKGATIDVDETTIYVDDPKLYQVLDYPHAAPGKFQHWVFYGGPGESHQL from the exons ATGTTGATGCATCAAAAAATTATTCGACAATCTTTGCTGGTACTGTATTTGCTTATAAGTTATGACGGGGTTCAAGGAAAAACAATGCTATCTAAATTGGAGGACTTAGAGTTGGAGGAGCAACTTAAACTTCTCAACAAGCCATCAATCAAAACAATTAAG AGTAAATATGGAGATATATACAATTGTGTGGATTTCTACAAACAACCAACATTTGATCATCCCTTATTAAAGAATCACAATTTTCATCCACAG ATGAAACCTACTTTAGCTAGGCCAAAACAGAATTCAAGTACTTCTGAAACTAGTTGGTCGTCGAGGATATGGTCCAAAGATGGTGATTGTCCTTTTGGAACGGTTCCCATTAAAATAATTACTAAAGAAGATCTTGTTAGGCAAAGAAATATGCCACCGCCAGAAGATGTTATAATTGACACTGAGTTGACGAATACG ATTAACAACACAAGTGACTCGAAAGGAAGATACATATCTTCGCAAGCATACAAG GTGGATCCAACTCTATATAGGGACAGTAAGACTAGGCTTTTTATACATTTTCAG GCTGGCAATAAACATTGTTTCAACGTACTATGCCCGGGATTTGTACTAGTAAACAATGAGATACCTATTGATATGGCTTTCGATAAGATTTCACGCCGTGGAGAAAGGCGCACATGGGAGTTTAGAATGTTCATCGATCGG GATCTAGTCAATGGAAACTGGTGGCCTTTACTTGCCAAAACATATGTGAAAATTGGTTTTTGGCCTCAAAAGATCTTCACTAGCTTGGCAAGCTTTGCTAATAACATCGAGTGGGGAGGTGTTGCGTATAGCCCACCAGGTGTGCCTAAACCTCCAATGGGCTCAAGTTTTTTTCCTATTGCACAGAGCAATTATGATGCTTATTGTAGGGGGCTTAGCGTTTTAAATGATAAAGGTGCGACAATAGATGTCGATGAAACGACAATATATGTTGACGATCCTAAGTTGTATCAAGTTTTGGATTACCCACATGCAGCACCTGGAAAGTTCCAACATTGGGTATTTTATGGGGGGCCGGGAGAGAGTCATCAACTCTAA